The window AGTTCAGCTGCTGCAGTAGCAGCATTACAAAAACAAGGAATTGCTGTTTATTTAGTAACAGGGGACAATAAACGCACAGCAGATACCATTGGAGCTAGCGTTGGAATTGCTTCAGAACACATTTTTGCAGAAGTCTTGCCACAAGATAAGGCTGATTATGTTGCGAAGCTACAGGCTGAAGGGTTGGTAGTTGCAATGGTTGGTGATGGAATTAATGATGCACCAGCATTGGCATTAGCGGATATTGGGATGGCCATGGGAACTGGAACCGATATTGCTATGGAGGCAGCGGATATTACATTAATGCGTGGTGACTTATCAAGTATTTCAGAAGCCATTCGCTTATCTAAAAAAACAATGCGTAAAATTAAACAAAATCTTTTTTGGGCATTTATCTACAATGTTGTTGGGATTCCTTTTGCAGCATTCGGATTATTAAATCCAATCATTGCTGGAGGTGCCATGGCTTTCAGTTCAGTGAGTGTATTAATTAATTCTCTGAGCTTAAACAAAGCTAAATTGAAATAAAATCAAACTCTAATGATCTCATTCTATAGATCATTAGAGTTTTTTTCTATTTATGAATGAAGATAAAAAAAGTTGTATAAATCTATTGGAAATAATCGTAAATATACATTTTTATCTGTATGTAACCACTTTTAATGTATAAAATTAGTAATTTCGGCTTTTATTTGAGTAAACATTGCATAAATATTCTATATCTGTTATTATTTGTAGAGAAATAAAAATATCTTAAGGCGATTAGTGCCGTTAAAATAAAGAAGGAGTAATTAGATGAATAGAAAACAGTTAATTGGAATTGTAATGTTATTAAGTATAATCGTTGGTTTTTGGGGTGGTGCAAGTACTGCTAAAGCTGAGGATACATCTTTAGCAGATATTAAAAAAAGTGGACAGTTGGTTATGGGAACAAGTGCAGACTATCCTCCATATGAATTTCATGCTAAATTAGATGGAAAAGACCAAATTGTTGGAATGGATGTCCTAATTGCTGAAAAGATTGCTAAGAATCTTGGAGTAAAGCTTGTCATTCGTGATATGGATTATGATAGTTTACTATCGGCCTTAGAAGCAAAAAAAGTTGATTTGGTCATTGCTGGAATGAATCCAACTGACGAACGTCGCAAAAGTGTTGATTTTTCTGATATTTATTATCAAGGCGGACAATTTATTATTATTCGTAAAGAAGATAAAGCTGTGTTCAAAGAAAAAAGTGATTTTGAAGGAAAAACATTAGGCGTTCAAAAAGGAACGATGCAAGAAACAGTTGCCAAAGAACAAATTAAAAATGTTGAAATGATGGGATTAGCAAAAATTCCTGATTTGATTTTAGCATTGAATACGAAGAAAATTGATGGAATTGTATTAGAAGAACCAAGTGCTCTTGCTTATATTTCAAATGATAAAAACCTTGCGTATATAGATGGAAAATTTGAGCTTGAAGAGAATCAACAGGGATCAGCAATTGCATTTAGAAAAGGATCAGCAAGTCTAGTTTCTGCTGTGAATGACGCAATTGGTGAGATAAAGAAGCAGAACTTAATTCCTGGCTACATTAAAACAGCAGGTGAACAATTAATTGAAGGTCAAGGTGGGGACACTGCTGGCGATGTAAAACCAATTTTTTCATTCTGGGAGTATTTTGCTAAAGGAACCGGTTATACTATTTTAATTGCTTTTGTCAGTGTTATTTTTGGAATTGCATTAGGAACATTATTGGCATTAATGCGTCTTTCAAAAAGTAAACTTATTCGTACTTTTGCCGGAGCGTATGTTGAATTTGTTCGTGGTACACCAATGATGATTCAAGTCATGTTTATCTATTTTGCTTTAGGTGTTGTGATTAATATTCCAGCATTGTTAGCAGGTATTATTGCTGTTTCTTTAAATAGTGGAGCTTACATTTGCGAAATTATTCGTTCTGGATTGAATTCAGTTTCTAAGGGGCAGACTGAAGCTGCTCGTAGTTTAGGAATGGGTAAAACAGAAACAATGCGCTTTATTATTTTCCCACAAGCATTGAAAAATATTTGGCCAGCATTAGGGAATGAATTTATTACAGTGATTAAAGAAAGTTCAATTGTTTCAATTATCGGTGTCGGTGATTTGATTTATCAAACAAAAGTAGTTACGGCAATCACGTATCGTCCCGTGGCACCTTTGGCTGTAACCTTGATTATTTATTTTATTTTGACATTTAGCTTAACAAAACTACTAAATTACTATGAAGGGAAGATGAATCATGATTAAAATTAACCATTTAAAGAAATCTTTTGGCGAGAATGAGGTTTTAAAAGATATTAATGAGGAAGTTAACCAAGGTGAAGTTGTTGTGATTATTGGTCCTTCAGGTTCAGGAAAAAGCACGTTCTTACGTTGCTTAAATTTATTAGAGGAACCAACAAGTGGTGAAATTATTTTTGAAGGCACAAATATTATCAATGTTGGGCAAGATAAATTAAACCAGTTACGTGAAAAAATGGGGATGGTCTTTCAAAGTTTTAATCTATTTCCTCATATGACTGTTGTTGAAAATTTAAAAATCGCTCCAATGAAAGTCAAAGGAATTACTTCTGAAGAAGCCGAAAAAACGGCAAAAGAATTATTAACTAAAGTTGGTTTATCCGATAAAGATAAGGCTTATCCCGCTAGTTTATCTGGAGGGCAGCAGCAACGTGTGGCTATTGCCAGAGCATTAGCGATGGATCCAGATGTATTGCTATTTGATGAACCTACCTCAGCTCTTGATCCAGAGATGGTTGGGGAAGTGCTAAAAGTAATGAAGGATTTGGCTGAGTCAGGTATGACGATGGTTGTGGTAACACATGAAATGGGCTTTGCTAAAGAGGTTGCAGATCGTGTTCTATTTATGGATGGTGGATACATTGTTGAGCAAGGTACGCCAATTGAGATTTTTGAAAATCCACAAAACGAACGTACACAAGATTTCTTAGCAAAAGTATTATAAAATCAATCAAATGGCTAACTCCACTTTTATGATGGAGTTAGTCATTTTTTATGTTCATGTAAATTAAACTAT is drawn from Carnobacterium gallinarum DSM 4847 and contains these coding sequences:
- a CDS encoding amino acid ABC transporter ATP-binding protein; this encodes MIKINHLKKSFGENEVLKDINEEVNQGEVVVIIGPSGSGKSTFLRCLNLLEEPTSGEIIFEGTNIINVGQDKLNQLREKMGMVFQSFNLFPHMTVVENLKIAPMKVKGITSEEAEKTAKELLTKVGLSDKDKAYPASLSGGQQQRVAIARALAMDPDVLLFDEPTSALDPEMVGEVLKVMKDLAESGMTMVVVTHEMGFAKEVADRVLFMDGGYIVEQGTPIEIFENPQNERTQDFLAKVL
- a CDS encoding ABC transporter substrate-binding protein/permease — its product is MNRKQLIGIVMLLSIIVGFWGGASTAKAEDTSLADIKKSGQLVMGTSADYPPYEFHAKLDGKDQIVGMDVLIAEKIAKNLGVKLVIRDMDYDSLLSALEAKKVDLVIAGMNPTDERRKSVDFSDIYYQGGQFIIIRKEDKAVFKEKSDFEGKTLGVQKGTMQETVAKEQIKNVEMMGLAKIPDLILALNTKKIDGIVLEEPSALAYISNDKNLAYIDGKFELEENQQGSAIAFRKGSASLVSAVNDAIGEIKKQNLIPGYIKTAGEQLIEGQGGDTAGDVKPIFSFWEYFAKGTGYTILIAFVSVIFGIALGTLLALMRLSKSKLIRTFAGAYVEFVRGTPMMIQVMFIYFALGVVINIPALLAGIIAVSLNSGAYICEIIRSGLNSVSKGQTEAARSLGMGKTETMRFIIFPQALKNIWPALGNEFITVIKESSIVSIIGVGDLIYQTKVVTAITYRPVAPLAVTLIIYFILTFSLTKLLNYYEGKMNHD